One region of Primulina tabacum isolate GXHZ01 chromosome 17, ASM2559414v2, whole genome shotgun sequence genomic DNA includes:
- the LOC142531175 gene encoding uncharacterized protein LOC142531175 isoform X1, which translates to MERLKCETPLDYAVFHLSPKRSRCELFVSSDGSTEKIASGLLKPFVAHLKFAEEQIASAARSVKLEVGRRKNTSWFTKGTLERFVRFVSTPEVLEFVNTCDAEMSQLEAAQRIYSQFQGTGNQLSGGAGSGLAAAEDATKKELLRAIDVRLVAVQQDLSTACARANAAGFNIDSVSELQMFADKFGAHRLNEACCSFTSVCERRSDLISPRKTESDDGAIRSSYGSDMSIDDDPPSPPPPVPYQRQQEYVTCQLPSSSMFTFSLSRKSSINRDNGDQPRDPVPLEERQEETSTPDQSQSIQSSQPSRRLSVQDRISMFETKQKDNPEEKAVMAKPTQLRRLSSDVPTLGTMSMEKAMLRRWSGASDMSIDLSIDRKDNESPLCTPSTAAVSQIKSSEKKNDAATSSYVVPEIKTISSLSQVGGGGLKNASSSNIEASSGSIRSNSNQGSRESDGMKNQVPGTTQWSLTSRVASRENWELKFKTTPSSKNEDAMWLNLKGSEGSEELIVGQKQITGVKDQCSLTRVMPFRSKSGGPVEISDQREDSESNDQSVEQRYENTSQKTFRESFMLEGGLKFHEPFAIPDKRNVGESLSTQQDVGSIEETKVKKRESRSSDKVSNSYVSTVEDSGPQRSMFNRQGMASENIKKAQFQRNESSSIGGNIKTPFLEKLVAEAHEGIDSFSTPATEQTRRARHSKGINHDLNDELRMKANELEKLFAQHKLRTPGDQFICSRKVEPETNCMQHIAVFSPKFYDNHQHIEPSSNSRNTSHNYGDTTSNDFPMLSISEGSRGKFYDRYMQKRNAKLREEWSSNRAEKEARLKSMQDSLERNRSEMKIKLSGSAGKRDFAIAGQPHAYRLSSYSSRSILKREQLDL; encoded by the exons ATGGAAAGGTTGAAGTGTGAAACTCCCCTTGACTATGCTGTATTTCATCTATCACCGAAACGCTCAAG ATGCGAGTTGTTTGTTTCCAGTGATGGGAGCACAGAGAAAATTGCTTCGGGGTTGCTCAAACCGTTTGTTGCCCATTTAAAGTTTGCAGAGGAACAAATTGCATCTGCTGCACGATCAGTTAAGCTTGAAGTCGGGCGACGTAAAAATACATCATGGTTCACCAAGGGAACACTTGAGAG ATTTGTTCGGTTTGTAAGTACACCTGAGGTTTTGGAGTTTGTCAATACGTGTGACGCTGAGATGTCACAGTTGGAAGCTGCTCAAAGAATATATTCACAG TTTCAGGGAACAGGGAATCAACTCTCGG GTGGAGCTGGATCTGGGTTGGCAGCTGCAGAAGATGCCACAAA GAAGGAGCTTTTGAGAGCTATTGATGTAAGGCTTGTTGCtgttcagcaggacttatctaCAGCATGTGCTCGTGCAAATGCTGCAGGTTTTAATATTGATTCAGTGTCTGAACTTCAGATGTTTGCTGATAAGTTTGGTGCTCACCGCCTCAA TGAAGCCTGTTGCAGCTTCACATCGGTGTGCGAGAGACGATCTGATTTGATAAGCCCGAGGAAAACTGAATCTGATGATGGGGCCATTCGTTCTTCATACGGGTCTGACATGTCCATAGATGATGACCCACCCTCCCCTCCACCCCCAGTACCCTATCAACGTCAACAAGAATATGTCACATGTCAGCTGCCCAGCTCATCGATGTTCACCTTCTCATTGAGCAGAAAGTCTAGCATCAACAGGGACAATGGGGACCAGCCAAGGGACCCTGTTCCTCTAGAAGAAAGGCAAGAGGAAACCTCAACCCCAGACCAGAGTCAGTCAATTCAGTCAAGTCAGCCATCGAGGCGACTCAGTGTGCAGGACCGGATCAGCATGTTTGAGACGAAGCAGAAGGATAATCCTGAAGAGAAAGCAGTCATGGCCAAGCCTACCCAGCTGCGGAGGTTGTCCTCTGATGTGCCGACGTTGGGTACGATGTCGATGGAGAAGGCAATGCTGAGGAGGTGGAGTGGTGCTAGTGACATGAGCATTGACTTGAGCATAGATCGAAAGGATAATGAAAGCCCCCTGTGCACACCATCAACTGCAGCAGTTTCCCAGATCAAATCCTCTGAGAAGAAAAATGATGCAGCAACCAGTTCTTATGTAGTACCTGAAATTAAAACTATTTCTAGTTTGAGTCAGGTTGGCGGTGGTGGATTGAAAAATGCTTCTTCTAGCAACATTGAAGCGTCTTCTGGATCCATCCGGTCAAATTCTAACCAGGGTTCTCGTGAAAGTGATGGGATGAAAAACCAAGTGCCTGGGACGACTCAGTGGTCACTTACAAGCAGGGTTGCTAGCAGAGAAAATTGGGAACTAAAATTCAAAACTACCCCCAGCAGTAAGAATGAGGATGCCATGTGGTTGAATTTAAAGGGTTCTGAGGGCAGCGAAGAACTCATTGTTGGGCAGAAACAGATTACTGGAGTGAAGGATCAGTGTTCACTGACTCGGGTTATGCCTTTTAGAAGCAAATCCGGTGGGCCTGTTGAAATTTCAGATCAAAGAGAAGATTCTGAATCAAATGATCAGTCTGTTGAGCAAAGATATGAAAATACCAGCCAGAAAACTTTCAGAGAATCTTTCATGTTGGAAGgtggtttaaaatttcatgagcCATTTGCTATTCCCGATAAAAGGAATGTGGGTGAATCTTTGTCTACTCAGCAAGATGTAGGATCTATCGAGGAAACTAAAGTAAAAAAGAGAGAATCACGCTCATCTGATAAAGTATCTAACAGTTATGTATCCACAGTTGAAGATTCTGGACCTCAGAGATCGATGTTCAATAGGCAAGGCATGGCTTCTGAAAATATCAAGAAAGCGCAATTTCAAAGAAACGAAAGCAGTTCTATTGGTGGAAATATCAAGACACCGTTTTTGGAAAAATTAGTGGCAGAGGCTCATGAAGGCATCGACTCTTTTTCAACACCAGCTACTGAACAAACTCGAAGAGCAAGGCACTCAAAAGGGATCAATCACGATCTTAATGATGAGTTGAGGATGAAAGCAAACGAGCTTGAAAAGCTCTTTGCACAGCATAAGCTCCGAACCCCTGGTGATCAATTCATTTGTAGCCGTAAAGTTGAGCCAGAAACAAATTGCATGCAACACATTGCTGTCTTCTCCCCGAAATTTTATGACAATCACCAGCATATTGAACCTTCCAGTAATTCCAGGAACACGAGCCACAACTATGGCGATACTACAAGTAATGATTTTCCGATGCTTAGCATTTCAGAGGGTTCTCGTGGGAAGTTTTACGATAGATACATGCAAAAAAGGAATGCAAAACTGAGGGAAGAGTGGAGCTCCAACCGAGCCGAGAAAGAAGCCAGGTTGAAGTCTATGCAAGATAGCCTCGAGAGGAACAGATCTGAGATGAAGATAAAACTTTCAGGATCTGCAGGCAAACGGGATTTCGCAATCGCAGGTCAGCCACATGCCTATAGACTCAGCTCATATAGTAGCAGATCAATTTTGAAAAGGGAGCAGTTAGATTTATAG
- the LOC142531175 gene encoding uncharacterized protein LOC142531175 isoform X2: MGLIGGAGSGLAAAEDATKKELLRAIDVRLVAVQQDLSTACARANAAGFNIDSVSELQMFADKFGAHRLNEACCSFTSVCERRSDLISPRKTESDDGAIRSSYGSDMSIDDDPPSPPPPVPYQRQQEYVTCQLPSSSMFTFSLSRKSSINRDNGDQPRDPVPLEERQEETSTPDQSQSIQSSQPSRRLSVQDRISMFETKQKDNPEEKAVMAKPTQLRRLSSDVPTLGTMSMEKAMLRRWSGASDMSIDLSIDRKDNESPLCTPSTAAVSQIKSSEKKNDAATSSYVVPEIKTISSLSQVGGGGLKNASSSNIEASSGSIRSNSNQGSRESDGMKNQVPGTTQWSLTSRVASRENWELKFKTTPSSKNEDAMWLNLKGSEGSEELIVGQKQITGVKDQCSLTRVMPFRSKSGGPVEISDQREDSESNDQSVEQRYENTSQKTFRESFMLEGGLKFHEPFAIPDKRNVGESLSTQQDVGSIEETKVKKRESRSSDKVSNSYVSTVEDSGPQRSMFNRQGMASENIKKAQFQRNESSSIGGNIKTPFLEKLVAEAHEGIDSFSTPATEQTRRARHSKGINHDLNDELRMKANELEKLFAQHKLRTPGDQFICSRKVEPETNCMQHIAVFSPKFYDNHQHIEPSSNSRNTSHNYGDTTSNDFPMLSISEGSRGKFYDRYMQKRNAKLREEWSSNRAEKEARLKSMQDSLERNRSEMKIKLSGSAGKRDFAIAGQPHAYRLSSYSSRSILKREQLDL; this comes from the exons ATGGGCCTAATCG GTGGAGCTGGATCTGGGTTGGCAGCTGCAGAAGATGCCACAAA GAAGGAGCTTTTGAGAGCTATTGATGTAAGGCTTGTTGCtgttcagcaggacttatctaCAGCATGTGCTCGTGCAAATGCTGCAGGTTTTAATATTGATTCAGTGTCTGAACTTCAGATGTTTGCTGATAAGTTTGGTGCTCACCGCCTCAA TGAAGCCTGTTGCAGCTTCACATCGGTGTGCGAGAGACGATCTGATTTGATAAGCCCGAGGAAAACTGAATCTGATGATGGGGCCATTCGTTCTTCATACGGGTCTGACATGTCCATAGATGATGACCCACCCTCCCCTCCACCCCCAGTACCCTATCAACGTCAACAAGAATATGTCACATGTCAGCTGCCCAGCTCATCGATGTTCACCTTCTCATTGAGCAGAAAGTCTAGCATCAACAGGGACAATGGGGACCAGCCAAGGGACCCTGTTCCTCTAGAAGAAAGGCAAGAGGAAACCTCAACCCCAGACCAGAGTCAGTCAATTCAGTCAAGTCAGCCATCGAGGCGACTCAGTGTGCAGGACCGGATCAGCATGTTTGAGACGAAGCAGAAGGATAATCCTGAAGAGAAAGCAGTCATGGCCAAGCCTACCCAGCTGCGGAGGTTGTCCTCTGATGTGCCGACGTTGGGTACGATGTCGATGGAGAAGGCAATGCTGAGGAGGTGGAGTGGTGCTAGTGACATGAGCATTGACTTGAGCATAGATCGAAAGGATAATGAAAGCCCCCTGTGCACACCATCAACTGCAGCAGTTTCCCAGATCAAATCCTCTGAGAAGAAAAATGATGCAGCAACCAGTTCTTATGTAGTACCTGAAATTAAAACTATTTCTAGTTTGAGTCAGGTTGGCGGTGGTGGATTGAAAAATGCTTCTTCTAGCAACATTGAAGCGTCTTCTGGATCCATCCGGTCAAATTCTAACCAGGGTTCTCGTGAAAGTGATGGGATGAAAAACCAAGTGCCTGGGACGACTCAGTGGTCACTTACAAGCAGGGTTGCTAGCAGAGAAAATTGGGAACTAAAATTCAAAACTACCCCCAGCAGTAAGAATGAGGATGCCATGTGGTTGAATTTAAAGGGTTCTGAGGGCAGCGAAGAACTCATTGTTGGGCAGAAACAGATTACTGGAGTGAAGGATCAGTGTTCACTGACTCGGGTTATGCCTTTTAGAAGCAAATCCGGTGGGCCTGTTGAAATTTCAGATCAAAGAGAAGATTCTGAATCAAATGATCAGTCTGTTGAGCAAAGATATGAAAATACCAGCCAGAAAACTTTCAGAGAATCTTTCATGTTGGAAGgtggtttaaaatttcatgagcCATTTGCTATTCCCGATAAAAGGAATGTGGGTGAATCTTTGTCTACTCAGCAAGATGTAGGATCTATCGAGGAAACTAAAGTAAAAAAGAGAGAATCACGCTCATCTGATAAAGTATCTAACAGTTATGTATCCACAGTTGAAGATTCTGGACCTCAGAGATCGATGTTCAATAGGCAAGGCATGGCTTCTGAAAATATCAAGAAAGCGCAATTTCAAAGAAACGAAAGCAGTTCTATTGGTGGAAATATCAAGACACCGTTTTTGGAAAAATTAGTGGCAGAGGCTCATGAAGGCATCGACTCTTTTTCAACACCAGCTACTGAACAAACTCGAAGAGCAAGGCACTCAAAAGGGATCAATCACGATCTTAATGATGAGTTGAGGATGAAAGCAAACGAGCTTGAAAAGCTCTTTGCACAGCATAAGCTCCGAACCCCTGGTGATCAATTCATTTGTAGCCGTAAAGTTGAGCCAGAAACAAATTGCATGCAACACATTGCTGTCTTCTCCCCGAAATTTTATGACAATCACCAGCATATTGAACCTTCCAGTAATTCCAGGAACACGAGCCACAACTATGGCGATACTACAAGTAATGATTTTCCGATGCTTAGCATTTCAGAGGGTTCTCGTGGGAAGTTTTACGATAGATACATGCAAAAAAGGAATGCAAAACTGAGGGAAGAGTGGAGCTCCAACCGAGCCGAGAAAGAAGCCAGGTTGAAGTCTATGCAAGATAGCCTCGAGAGGAACAGATCTGAGATGAAGATAAAACTTTCAGGATCTGCAGGCAAACGGGATTTCGCAATCGCAGGTCAGCCACATGCCTATAGACTCAGCTCATATAGTAGCAGATCAATTTTGAAAAGGGAGCAGTTAGATTTATAG